The Streptomyces sp. NBC_01775 genome includes a region encoding these proteins:
- a CDS encoding LacI family DNA-binding transcriptional regulator — protein MSDGGPPTVVSIAERAGVSIASVSRVLNGVGARPETVQKVEQAATELGYVPNAVAQSLKGGRTKQLTFAMQDIGNPVYVAMVREIQAVARAAGYRLLLHSTDAVIEDELAVVRSLSDRTSDGLILCPIRITPEHIEVLTAAAGPVVVIGSLPGDVPVDAVQADSISGARLAVGHLAESGRRRIAFINGPVDTVPGHNRGQGYRKALADHGIAPDPTLERATSFGLAAGREAMLDLLDAGAAPDAVFCANDQLALGAGQAAHERGLRIPEDLAIAGMDDSELARACWPPLTSVDLGSEERGRTAARMLLERLAGAGLDSTPARRTTTTPRLMVRGSSSAPATPTARSIRSAPSAPAVPAASAAPAEDTEHAGQTEARGATA, from the coding sequence ATGTCTGACGGCGGACCACCCACCGTCGTGTCGATCGCAGAGCGCGCGGGCGTCTCGATCGCCTCGGTGTCCCGGGTGCTCAACGGCGTGGGAGCGCGGCCCGAGACCGTACAGAAGGTCGAACAGGCAGCCACGGAGCTGGGCTACGTGCCCAACGCCGTCGCCCAGTCGCTCAAGGGCGGGCGCACCAAGCAGCTCACCTTCGCCATGCAGGACATCGGCAACCCGGTCTACGTCGCGATGGTCCGCGAGATCCAGGCCGTCGCCCGCGCCGCCGGCTACCGCCTGCTGCTGCACTCCACCGACGCCGTCATCGAGGACGAACTGGCCGTCGTGCGCAGCCTCAGCGACCGTACGAGCGACGGGCTGATCCTGTGCCCGATCCGCATCACGCCCGAGCACATCGAGGTGCTCACCGCGGCGGCCGGGCCCGTCGTCGTCATCGGCTCGCTCCCGGGCGACGTGCCCGTGGACGCCGTACAGGCCGACTCCATATCCGGCGCCCGGCTGGCCGTCGGGCACCTGGCCGAATCGGGGCGGCGGCGTATCGCCTTCATCAACGGCCCCGTGGACACCGTCCCCGGGCACAACCGCGGGCAGGGCTACCGCAAGGCGCTGGCCGACCACGGGATCGCGCCGGACCCAACACTGGAGCGCGCCACCTCCTTCGGGCTCGCCGCAGGCCGCGAGGCCATGCTCGACCTGCTGGACGCGGGGGCAGCGCCCGACGCCGTCTTCTGCGCCAACGACCAACTGGCCCTGGGCGCCGGGCAGGCCGCGCACGAGCGGGGGCTGCGCATCCCGGAGGACCTGGCCATCGCGGGCATGGACGACAGCGAACTGGCCCGCGCCTGCTGGCCGCCGCTGACCAGCGTCGACCTCGGCTCCGAGGAGCGGGGCCGCACCGCGGCCCGGATGCTGCTAGAACGGCTCGCGGGCGCCGGCCTCGACAGCACGCCGGCGCGCAGGACGACCACCACGCCCCGGCTCATGGTCCGCGGCTCCTCCTCGGCCCCCGCCACTCCCACCGCCCGCTCCATCCGATCCGCCCCGTCCGCACCGGCCGTCCCGGCCGCCTCGGCCGCCCCGGCCGAAGACACCGAACACGCCGGGCAGACCGAGGCGAGAGGGGCCACGGCATGA
- a CDS encoding carbohydrate ABC transporter permease, producing the protein MSAASVSGRAGSTAPDSIPSQRGTPPPRTPAERKRVLGLDRGAWFLLLPALIPILVLSAGPLLYAISLAFTDSQAGRTAATQFVGAENFADLRLDSLFWESFRIGLVWALCVTVLQLLLALGLALLLNQNLRFRWLARTLALVPWAMPEVVVGIMWRLVYHQDAGILNKTLRQVGLIGSAADNIDWLTNLSLALPAVILVGVWAGMPQTTVVLLAGLQNVPQELTEAAQLDGAGVWRRFASVTWPAVKPVAIAITALNFIWNFNSFGLVYVLTQGGPGGQTRLPMLFAYEEAFKYGQFGYAAAMGVVMIAVIAVFLTVFLRKRLKEDPS; encoded by the coding sequence ATGAGCGCCGCCTCCGTCAGCGGGCGCGCGGGCTCCACCGCGCCCGACAGCATCCCCTCCCAGCGCGGCACCCCGCCCCCGAGAACCCCCGCCGAGCGCAAGCGGGTGCTGGGCCTGGACCGGGGCGCGTGGTTCCTGCTGCTGCCCGCGCTGATCCCGATACTCGTGCTGAGCGCGGGACCGCTGCTGTACGCGATCTCGCTGGCCTTCACCGACTCGCAGGCCGGGCGCACGGCGGCCACCCAGTTCGTGGGCGCCGAGAACTTCGCCGATCTGCGGCTGGATTCCCTGTTCTGGGAATCGTTCCGGATCGGCCTGGTGTGGGCCTTGTGCGTCACCGTCCTCCAGCTCCTGCTGGCGCTCGGGCTCGCGCTGCTGCTCAACCAGAACCTGCGCTTCCGCTGGCTGGCCCGCACCCTCGCGCTCGTCCCCTGGGCGATGCCCGAGGTCGTGGTCGGCATCATGTGGCGGCTCGTCTACCACCAGGACGCGGGCATCCTCAACAAGACGCTGCGGCAGGTCGGCCTCATCGGGAGCGCGGCGGACAACATCGACTGGCTGACGAACCTGTCCCTCGCGCTGCCCGCCGTGATCCTCGTCGGCGTATGGGCGGGCATGCCGCAGACCACCGTGGTGCTGCTGGCCGGGCTCCAGAACGTGCCGCAGGAGCTGACCGAGGCCGCACAGCTCGACGGCGCCGGGGTGTGGCGGCGTTTCGCCTCGGTGACCTGGCCCGCCGTCAAGCCGGTGGCGATCGCCATCACCGCGCTGAACTTCATCTGGAACTTCAACTCCTTCGGCCTGGTCTATGTGCTGACCCAGGGCGGGCCCGGCGGGCAGACCCGGTTGCCGATGCTCTTCGCCTACGAAGAAGCCTTCAAATACGGCCAGTTCGGCTACGCGGCGGCCATGGGCGTCGTGATGATCGCCGTCATCGCCGTGTTCCTCACCGTTTTCCTGCGCAAGCGCCTCAAGGAGGACCCGTCATGA
- a CDS encoding TIGR03086 family metal-binding protein encodes MHDSDSTLLSHLTTAHAECAAHLDAVRADWWTRPTPCAEWDVRKLAGHLVTGKLLYIALLRGGSADGFMAELDRDPLGEDPAAEHGRACARLSAEFHAPGALDRGIDYPFGPVDGRQLLGLMIAETLVHTWDLARATSASEQLDPGLVDWVAGNVGWIYRGLSEGPLVPGKTDAYFADPATEPSPPGGDTPQGRLLRLMGRRP; translated from the coding sequence ATGCATGACAGCGACAGCACCCTGCTCAGCCACCTCACCACCGCTCACGCCGAGTGCGCAGCGCACCTGGATGCCGTACGCGCCGACTGGTGGACCCGGCCCACGCCCTGTGCCGAGTGGGACGTGCGCAAGCTCGCGGGGCACCTGGTCACCGGGAAGCTGCTCTACATCGCGCTGCTGCGCGGCGGCTCGGCCGACGGGTTCATGGCCGAGCTGGACCGGGATCCGCTCGGGGAGGACCCCGCGGCGGAGCACGGGCGGGCCTGCGCCCGGCTCTCGGCCGAGTTTCACGCGCCGGGCGCGCTCGACCGGGGGATCGACTATCCCTTCGGGCCGGTCGACGGGCGGCAGCTGCTCGGACTGATGATCGCGGAAACGCTGGTGCACACCTGGGATCTGGCGCGCGCGACGAGCGCCTCCGAACAGCTCGATCCCGGGCTCGTCGACTGGGTCGCCGGCAACGTCGGGTGGATCTACCGGGGGCTGTCGGAGGGCCCCCTCGTCCCGGGCAAGACCGACGCCTACTTCGCCGACCCGGCCACCGAGCCGTCGCCGCCCGGCGGGGACACCCCGCAAGGCCGCCTGCTCCGGCTCATGGGCAGGCGCCCGTAG
- a CDS encoding cytochrome P450 family protein: protein MVIDPLVGDLARETEVLRGAGPLARIELMGAEAWTVTTHTEARSLLTDTRLVKDVRRWNLWQSGQINETWPLIGMVDSGRSMFTVDGAEHRRLRAKTAQAITPRRLEAGRPAIERITARLLDGMARRAPGEPVDLKAAFAQPLPMSVVCMLMGVDPELEPRLHELYEAFFSTTTPQDERLAVFRELDELYHDLVIQKTEAPGDDLTSALILADEGGEPLTAEEVRGNLEAMVAAGHETTVGLILCAVRALLTHPDQLKLVLGGELGWGAVIEETLRWESPSTHLLMRFATENIEVGDRIVREGEGVVMSYRAIGRDREQHGEDADSFDIRRGGGAPVRHLAFGHGPHICPGAALSRLEASIALPALFTRFPGMRLAVPADRIRNRPVLTQNELESLPVFLG from the coding sequence ATGGTGATCGACCCGCTCGTGGGGGACCTCGCGCGGGAGACGGAGGTGCTGCGCGGGGCCGGGCCTCTGGCGCGGATCGAGCTGATGGGCGCCGAGGCGTGGACGGTCACCACCCACACCGAGGCCCGCAGCCTGCTGACCGACACCCGGCTGGTGAAGGACGTCAGGCGCTGGAACCTGTGGCAGAGCGGGCAGATCAACGAGACCTGGCCGCTGATCGGCATGGTCGACTCGGGGCGCTCGATGTTCACCGTCGACGGCGCCGAGCACCGGCGGCTGCGGGCGAAGACGGCGCAGGCGATCACCCCGCGCAGGCTGGAGGCCGGCAGGCCCGCCATCGAGCGCATCACCGCACGGCTGCTGGACGGCATGGCCCGGCGCGCCCCGGGGGAGCCGGTCGACCTGAAGGCCGCCTTCGCCCAGCCGCTGCCGATGTCGGTCGTCTGCATGCTGATGGGCGTCGACCCCGAGCTGGAACCCCGGCTGCACGAGCTGTACGAGGCGTTCTTCTCGACGACGACCCCGCAGGACGAGCGGCTGGCCGTCTTCCGGGAACTGGACGAGCTGTATCACGATCTGGTCATCCAGAAGACCGAGGCACCCGGCGACGACCTGACCAGCGCGCTCATCCTGGCCGACGAGGGCGGAGAGCCGCTGACGGCCGAGGAGGTGCGCGGCAACCTGGAGGCGATGGTCGCCGCCGGTCACGAGACCACCGTCGGCCTCATCCTGTGCGCCGTACGGGCCCTGCTCACCCATCCGGACCAGCTCAAGCTCGTGCTGGGCGGCGAGCTCGGCTGGGGCGCGGTGATCGAGGAGACCCTGCGCTGGGAGTCGCCCTCCACGCATCTGCTGATGCGGTTCGCCACGGAGAACATCGAGGTCGGCGACCGCATCGTGCGCGAGGGCGAGGGCGTGGTCATGTCGTACCGCGCCATCGGCAGGGACCGCGAGCAGCACGGCGAGGACGCGGACAGCTTCGACATCCGCCGGGGCGGCGGCGCCCCCGTCCGGCACCTGGCCTTCGGGCACGGCCCCCACATCTGTCCGGGCGCGGCGCTCTCCCGGCTGGAGGCGTCGATCGCGCTGCCCGCGCTCTTCACCCGCTTCCCCGGCATGCGGCTGGCGGTCCCCGCGGATCGGATCCGCAACCGGCCGGTGCTCACCCAGAACGAGCTGGAGTCGCTGCCGGTGTTTCTGGGGTGA
- the gltB gene encoding glutamate synthase large subunit, which yields MRAVPTADWAAHQPAKQGLYDPRYEHDACGVGFVATLTGEASHTLVEKALTVLRNLEHRGATGSDPDTGDGAGILLQVPDTFLRENVPFALPEAGSYAVGIAFLPAEEEASTAAVSHIETLASEEGLRVLGWREVPVAPQLLGPGARATMPAFRQIFVSAAEGDHSGIALDRLAFVLRKRAEREAGVYFPSLSARTLVYKGMLTTGQLEPFFPDLSDRRFATAIALVHSRFSTNTFPSWPLAHPYRFVAHNGEINTVQGNRNWMRARESQLNSELFGSADHKHSGDHQTLERIFPVNTPGASDSATFDEVLELLHLGGRSLPHSVLMMVPEAWESAESQDSMDPARRAFYQYHSTMMEPWDGPACVTFTDGTQVGAVLDRNGLRPGRYWVTDDGLVVLASEVGVLDIDPATVVRKGRLQPGRMFLVDTAERRIIEDDEIKSSLAAEQPYQEWLDAGLIKLADLPEREHIVHTHASVTRRQQTFGYTEEELRVLLAPMARAGAEPIGSMGTDSPIAALSERPRLIFDYFTQLFAQVTNPPLDAIREELVTSLHSPLGPQGNILDPSAATCRSVTLPFPVIDNDELAKLIHINADGDLPGFKSATLSGLYKVAEGGEGLAARIEEICAEADDAIEAGARLIVLSDRHSDAEHAPIPSLLLTSAVHHHLIRTKQRTQVGLLIEAGDVREVHHVALLIGYGAAAVNPYLAMESVEDLVRAGTFLPGPGEMAPEEAIKNLIYALGKGVLKVMSKMGISTVASYRGAQVFEAVGLDEAFVDTYFHGTTTKIGGAGLEVIAKEVAARHTKAYPASGIASAHRALDIGGEYQWRREGEPHLFDPDTVFRLQHSTRSRRYDIFKQYTSRVDEQSERLMTLRGLFGFDSGRDPISLDEVEPASEIVKRFSTGAMSYGSISQEAHETLAIAMNQLGGKSNTGEGGEDAERLYDPARRSSIKQVASGRFGVTSEYLVNSDDIQIKMAQGAKPGEGGQLPGHKVYPWVAKTRHSTPGVGLISPPPHHDIYSIEDLAQLIHDLKNANPQARIHVKLVSEVGVGTVAAGVSKAHADVVLISGHDGGTGASPLTSLKHAGGPWELGLAETQQTLLLNGLRDRIVVQTDGQLKTGRDVVIAALLGAEEFGFATAPLVVSGCVMMRVCHLDTCPVGIATQNPVLRDRYNGKAEYVVNFFEFIAEEVRELLAELGFRTLDEAIGHAELLDTSRAVNHWKAQGFDLAPLLHIPELPEGSVRHQVVGQDHGLEKALDNQLVKLAADALHADTAEAAQPVRAQVAIRNVNRTVGTMLGHEVTKKFGGAGLPDDTIDLTFTGSAGQSFGAFVPRGVTLRLEGDANDYVGKGLSGGRLIVRPDRGADHLAEFSTIAGNTLAYGATGGEIFLRGRVGERFCVRNSGALVVAEGMGDHGCEYMTGGAAVVLGTTGRNFGAGMSGGAAYVIDLDLANVNAGLRPAVEELTDDDKRWLHEVVRRHQEETGSTVAAKLLADWEGPEGALARFSKVLPATYKAVLAAKDAAERAGLTESETHEKMMEAATNG from the coding sequence ATGCGTGCTGTGCCGACAGCGGATTGGGCCGCCCACCAACCTGCCAAGCAGGGGCTGTACGACCCCCGGTACGAGCACGACGCCTGCGGTGTCGGCTTCGTGGCCACCTTGACCGGTGAGGCCAGCCACACGCTGGTGGAAAAGGCCCTCACCGTGCTCCGCAACCTCGAACACCGGGGCGCGACCGGCTCCGACCCCGACACGGGCGACGGCGCCGGCATCCTGCTCCAGGTCCCGGACACCTTCCTCCGCGAGAACGTCCCCTTCGCATTGCCGGAGGCCGGCTCCTACGCCGTGGGGATCGCCTTCCTCCCGGCCGAGGAAGAGGCATCCACCGCAGCCGTCTCACACATTGAGACGCTCGCGTCCGAAGAAGGGCTGCGGGTGCTCGGCTGGCGTGAGGTGCCCGTCGCACCGCAGCTGCTGGGCCCCGGTGCCCGCGCCACCATGCCCGCCTTCCGGCAGATCTTCGTGTCCGCGGCCGAGGGCGACCACAGCGGTATCGCGCTGGACCGGCTCGCCTTCGTGCTGCGCAAGCGCGCCGAGCGCGAGGCCGGGGTCTACTTCCCCTCGCTGTCCGCGCGCACCCTCGTCTACAAGGGCATGCTCACCACCGGACAGCTGGAGCCCTTCTTCCCCGACCTGTCCGACCGCCGCTTCGCGACCGCGATCGCGCTGGTGCACTCTCGCTTCTCCACCAACACCTTCCCGAGCTGGCCGCTGGCCCACCCGTACCGCTTCGTCGCGCACAACGGCGAGATCAACACGGTGCAGGGCAACCGCAACTGGATGCGCGCCCGCGAGTCCCAGCTCAACTCGGAATTGTTCGGCTCTGCCGACCATAAGCACAGCGGTGACCACCAGACGCTGGAGCGGATCTTCCCGGTCAACACTCCGGGGGCCTCGGACTCGGCGACCTTCGACGAAGTGCTCGAACTTCTGCACCTCGGTGGCCGTTCGCTTCCGCACTCAGTGCTGATGATGGTGCCCGAAGCCTGGGAGAGCGCCGAGTCGCAGGACTCGATGGACCCCGCGCGCCGCGCCTTCTACCAGTACCACTCCACGATGATGGAGCCCTGGGACGGCCCCGCCTGCGTCACCTTCACCGACGGCACCCAGGTCGGCGCGGTTCTCGACCGCAACGGTCTGCGCCCCGGCCGTTACTGGGTCACCGACGACGGCCTCGTCGTCCTGGCCTCCGAGGTCGGCGTCCTGGACATCGACCCGGCCACCGTCGTGCGCAAGGGCCGTCTCCAGCCCGGCCGCATGTTCCTCGTGGACACGGCCGAGCGCCGCATCATCGAGGACGACGAGATCAAGTCGAGCCTCGCCGCCGAGCAGCCCTACCAGGAGTGGCTCGACGCCGGCCTCATCAAGCTCGCCGACCTTCCCGAGCGCGAACACATCGTGCACACCCACGCCTCGGTCACCCGCCGCCAGCAGACCTTCGGCTACACCGAGGAAGAGCTGCGCGTCCTGCTCGCGCCCATGGCCCGCGCCGGCGCCGAGCCGATCGGCTCGATGGGCACGGACTCGCCGATCGCCGCGCTCTCCGAGCGCCCCCGGCTGATCTTCGACTACTTCACCCAGCTGTTCGCGCAGGTCACCAACCCGCCGCTGGACGCGATCCGCGAGGAACTGGTCACCTCGCTGCACTCGCCGCTGGGCCCGCAGGGCAACATCCTGGATCCGAGCGCCGCCACCTGTCGCAGTGTGACCCTGCCCTTCCCCGTCATCGACAACGACGAGCTGGCCAAGCTCATCCACATCAACGCCGACGGCGACCTGCCGGGCTTCAAGTCCGCCACGCTCTCCGGTCTCTACAAGGTCGCCGAAGGCGGGGAAGGCCTCGCGGCGCGCATCGAGGAGATCTGCGCGGAGGCCGACGACGCGATCGAGGCCGGAGCCCGGCTCATCGTCTTGTCGGACCGCCACTCGGATGCCGAGCACGCGCCGATCCCCTCGCTGCTGCTCACCTCCGCCGTCCACCACCACCTCATCCGCACCAAGCAGCGCACCCAGGTCGGCCTGCTGATCGAGGCCGGCGACGTGCGCGAGGTCCACCACGTCGCGCTGCTCATCGGATACGGCGCCGCCGCGGTCAACCCCTACCTGGCCATGGAGTCCGTCGAGGACCTGGTCCGCGCCGGCACCTTCTTGCCGGGCCCCGGGGAGATGGCCCCCGAGGAGGCCATCAAGAACCTCATCTACGCGCTGGGCAAGGGCGTGCTGAAGGTGATGTCCAAGATGGGCATCTCCACCGTCGCCTCCTACCGCGGCGCGCAGGTCTTCGAGGCCGTAGGCCTGGACGAGGCGTTCGTCGACACCTACTTCCACGGCACCACCACCAAGATCGGCGGCGCGGGCCTGGAGGTCATCGCCAAGGAGGTCGCGGCCCGGCACACCAAGGCCTACCCCGCCTCCGGCATCGCCTCGGCCCACCGCGCCCTCGACATCGGCGGCGAGTACCAGTGGCGCCGCGAGGGCGAGCCCCACCTGTTCGACCCGGACACCGTCTTCCGGCTCCAGCACTCCACGCGCTCGCGCCGCTACGACATCTTCAAGCAGTACACCTCCCGCGTGGACGAGCAGTCCGAGCGGCTGATGACCCTGCGCGGACTCTTCGGCTTCGACAGCGGCCGGGACCCCATCTCCCTGGACGAGGTCGAGCCCGCGAGCGAGATCGTCAAGCGGTTCTCCACCGGCGCCATGTCCTACGGCTCCATCTCGCAGGAGGCCCACGAGACGCTGGCGATCGCCATGAACCAGCTCGGCGGCAAGTCCAACACCGGCGAGGGCGGCGAGGACGCCGAGCGGCTCTACGACCCGGCGCGGCGCTCCTCGATCAAGCAGGTCGCCTCCGGCCGCTTCGGCGTCACCTCCGAGTACCTCGTCAACTCCGACGACATCCAGATCAAGATGGCCCAGGGCGCCAAGCCCGGCGAGGGCGGCCAGCTGCCCGGCCACAAGGTCTACCCGTGGGTCGCCAAGACCCGGCACAGCACCCCCGGCGTCGGCCTCATCTCGCCGCCGCCGCACCACGACATCTACTCCATCGAGGACCTCGCCCAGCTCATCCACGACCTCAAGAACGCCAACCCGCAGGCCCGCATCCACGTGAAGCTGGTCTCCGAGGTCGGCGTCGGCACGGTCGCGGCGGGCGTCAGCAAGGCCCATGCGGACGTCGTCCTGATCTCAGGGCACGACGGCGGAACGGGCGCCTCCCCGCTCACCTCGCTCAAGCACGCGGGCGGCCCCTGGGAGCTGGGCCTGGCCGAGACCCAGCAGACGCTGCTGCTCAACGGGCTGCGCGACCGGATCGTCGTCCAGACCGACGGTCAGCTCAAGACCGGCCGCGACGTGGTGATCGCCGCGCTGCTGGGCGCCGAGGAGTTCGGCTTCGCCACGGCCCCGTTGGTCGTCTCCGGCTGCGTGATGATGCGCGTGTGCCACCTGGACACCTGCCCGGTGGGCATCGCCACCCAGAACCCGGTGCTGCGCGACCGCTACAACGGCAAGGCCGAGTACGTCGTCAACTTCTTCGAGTTCATCGCGGAAGAGGTGCGCGAGCTGCTGGCCGAGCTGGGCTTCCGCACCCTGGACGAGGCCATCGGGCACGCCGAGCTGCTCGACACCTCGCGCGCCGTCAACCACTGGAAGGCCCAGGGCTTCGATCTCGCGCCGCTGCTGCACATCCCCGAGCTGCCCGAGGGCTCGGTGCGCCACCAGGTCGTCGGCCAGGACCACGGCCTGGAGAAGGCGCTCGACAACCAGCTCGTCAAGCTGGCCGCCGACGCGCTGCACGCGGACACCGCCGAGGCCGCACAGCCCGTGCGCGCCCAGGTCGCCATCCGCAACGTGAACCGGACCGTCGGCACGATGCTCGGCCACGAGGTCACCAAGAAATTCGGCGGCGCCGGGCTGCCGGACGACACGATCGACCTCACCTTCACCGGCTCGGCCGGCCAGTCCTTCGGCGCCTTCGTCCCCCGGGGCGTCACCCTGCGCCTGGAGGGCGACGCCAACGACTACGTCGGCAAGGGCCTGTCCGGCGGCCGGCTGATCGTCCGCCCGGACCGGGGTGCCGATCACCTCGCGGAGTTCTCCACCATCGCCGGCAACACGCTCGCCTACGGCGCGACCGGCGGCGAGATCTTCCTGCGCGGACGTGTCGGCGAGCGCTTCTGCGTGCGCAACTCGGGCGCGCTGGTCGTCGCCGAGGGCATGGGCGACCATGGGTGCGAGTACATGACCGGCGGCGCGGCCGTCGTGCTGGGCACCACGGGCCGCAACTTCGGCGCCGGGATGTCCGGCGGTGCCGCGTACGTCATCGACCTGGACCTGGCGAACGTCAACGCGGGGCTGCGTCCGGCCGTCGAGGAGCTGACGGACGACGACAAGCGCTGGCTGCACGAGGTCGTGCGCCGCCACCAGGAGGAGACCGGCTCGACCGTGGCCGCCAAGCTCCTCGCCGACTGGGAAGGACCCGAGGGGGCGCTCGCCCGCTTCAGCAAGGTCCTCCCCGCCACCTACAAGGCCGTGCTCGCCGCCAAGGACGCCGCCGAGCGGGCCGGGCTCACCGAGTCCGAGACCCACGAGAAGATGATGGAGGCGGCGACCAATGGCTGA
- a CDS encoding carbohydrate ABC transporter permease, which produces MSAATAPTAARAAAPGRLRARRFAGRAGQYLGLLCYLVFLAFPLVWLVSTSFKSPQELGRIDPTWIPQHPTLQNFRDAFEAQPLARSALNSLTVAGGATLISVAIAVPAAYVMVRYRSKVSSAATGWILVSQMFPFVLVIIPLFLVLKNIHLINSLGGLIIVYVVWNLPFSLWMLQGYVKAVPVSLEEAAAMDGAGRFRILRSVVLPLLAPGLVATLMFSFVTAWNEFFFALVLLKSPENQTMSVILTRFLGAEGVADLGPLAAASVLATIPSLLFFALLQRRLASGMLAGAVKG; this is translated from the coding sequence ATGAGTGCGGCGACCGCTCCCACCGCTGCCCGTGCGGCGGCTCCCGGCCGGCTGCGGGCCCGGCGGTTCGCGGGCCGTGCGGGGCAGTATCTGGGCCTGCTGTGCTACCTGGTCTTCCTGGCCTTTCCGCTGGTGTGGCTGGTGTCGACCTCGTTCAAGTCCCCGCAGGAACTGGGCAGGATCGACCCGACCTGGATCCCCCAGCACCCCACACTCCAGAACTTCCGGGACGCGTTCGAGGCCCAGCCGCTGGCCCGCTCCGCGCTCAACAGCCTGACCGTCGCGGGCGGTGCCACCCTCATCTCGGTGGCCATCGCCGTGCCCGCCGCGTACGTGATGGTGCGCTACCGCTCCAAGGTCAGCAGCGCGGCCACCGGCTGGATCCTGGTCAGCCAGATGTTCCCGTTCGTGCTGGTCATCATCCCGCTGTTCCTGGTCCTGAAGAACATCCACCTGATCAACTCGCTGGGCGGGCTGATCATCGTCTACGTCGTGTGGAACCTGCCCTTCTCGCTGTGGATGCTCCAGGGCTACGTCAAGGCGGTGCCCGTCTCGCTGGAGGAGGCCGCGGCGATGGACGGGGCCGGCCGCTTCCGCATCCTGCGCAGCGTGGTCCTGCCGCTGCTGGCGCCGGGCCTGGTGGCGACGCTGATGTTCTCCTTCGTCACCGCCTGGAACGAGTTCTTCTTCGCCCTGGTGCTGCTCAAGTCTCCGGAGAATCAGACGATGTCCGTCATCCTCACCCGCTTCCTCGGCGCCGAGGGGGTCGCGGACCTGGGCCCGCTGGCCGCCGCCTCGGTGCTCGCGACGATCCCGAGCCTGCTGTTCTTCGCGCTGCTCCAGCGCCGGCTGGCGAGCGGCATGCTGGCAGGGGCGGTGAAGGGCTGA
- a CDS encoding cytochrome P450, producing the protein MGPRFHTDLEAVYRDMRRDHGSVVPVTLPGDVPAWLVIGYREMYQVTGDPILFPRDAGLWNQWETLPEDWPLRPMVGTRQPSVYFTVGEEHRRHLAMVQGALERIGHMELRRDTEQAADGLIDRFCATGEAEIISAYAKPLPILVLARMLGFPESDDEALLTSLGAMADGGADAIGAFEHAMALMGRLVADKKQAPGADVVSYMVTYPAEFTDEEYTFDLMAITAAGYLTTADWIGNSVRLMLTDDRFAASMSGGQHSVAEAMNEVLWEDTPTQILAGRWASRDTRLGGQRIAEGDMLLLGLAGANGDPAAHVPGSPDGLRNSNFAHFAFSHGEFQCPFPAQEIAEIIARTGIEVLLDRLPGIDLAVPPQALARRPSPFLRGMTVLPVEFTSTPSAHGGR; encoded by the coding sequence ATGGGCCCGAGGTTCCACACCGACCTGGAGGCCGTCTACCGCGACATGCGCCGCGATCACGGCTCCGTCGTCCCGGTGACACTCCCCGGCGACGTGCCCGCCTGGCTGGTCATCGGCTACCGGGAGATGTACCAGGTCACCGGCGATCCCATCCTCTTCCCCCGCGACGCGGGGCTGTGGAACCAGTGGGAAACCCTCCCCGAGGACTGGCCCCTGCGCCCGATGGTCGGCACCCGGCAGCCCTCGGTCTACTTCACCGTCGGCGAGGAGCACCGCCGCCATCTGGCCATGGTCCAGGGCGCGTTGGAGCGGATCGGCCACATGGAGCTGCGCCGGGACACGGAACAGGCGGCCGACGGGCTGATCGACCGGTTCTGCGCCACGGGCGAGGCGGAGATCATCTCCGCGTACGCCAAGCCGCTGCCGATCCTCGTCCTCGCGCGCATGCTCGGCTTCCCCGAGTCCGACGACGAGGCGCTGCTCACCTCGCTCGGCGCGATGGCGGACGGCGGGGCCGACGCGATCGGGGCCTTCGAGCACGCGATGGCGCTGATGGGCCGGCTCGTGGCGGACAAGAAGCAGGCACCGGGCGCCGACGTCGTGTCGTACATGGTCACGTATCCGGCCGAATTCACGGACGAGGAGTACACCTTCGACCTGATGGCGATCACCGCCGCCGGTTATCTGACCACCGCCGACTGGATCGGCAACTCGGTGCGCCTCATGCTCACCGACGACCGCTTCGCCGCCTCCATGAGCGGCGGACAGCACAGCGTCGCCGAGGCCATGAACGAGGTCCTGTGGGAGGACACCCCCACCCAGATCCTCGCCGGCCGCTGGGCCTCCCGGGACACCCGGCTGGGCGGGCAGCGCATCGCGGAGGGCGACATGCTGCTGCTCGGCCTCGCGGGGGCCAACGGCGATCCGGCGGCGCATGTCCCCGGCTCCCCGGACGGCCTGCGCAACAGCAACTTCGCCCACTTCGCCTTCAGCCACGGCGAGTTCCAGTGCCCGTTCCCCGCGCAGGAGATCGCCGAGATCATCGCCAGGACCGGCATCGAGGTGCTGCTCGACCGGCTGCCCGGCATCGACCTGGCCGTCCCGCCCCAGGCGCTGGCCCGCCGCCCCTCGCCGTTCCTGCGCGGGATGACGGTGCTGCCGGTCGAGTTCACCTCAACCCCTTCCGCCCACGGAGGACGATGA